GGCACGGATACCTGGCCGGGAAGGCCTTGACAAAGAGTGTCTATAGTAACCATAATCAACTATTAACAGTGTTTATAGACACACATTCTGCCAACCATTATGCCAACCAAACCCGGCTTCCCCACCCTCGCCCTCGAGCAGCTCGACGAGGCCCTCGCCACCTACGGCTCCGCCGCGACGCGTCCGCCCAAAGGCTGGATCCGCGCCCTGCGAGAGGCGCTTGGCATGAGCGCGGGCCAGCTTGCGCGCCGCGCCGGCGTCTCGCGCGAAACCATCGCGACGCTGGAGCGCAGCGAAGCGAAGGGCACCATCACGCTCGCGAGCCTAGACAAGCTCGCGCGCGCGCTGGGTTGCCGCGTCGCCTACGCGGTCGTCCCTCAAGCAGGCTCGGTCGCCGAACTGCGCCGCGCCCGCGCGCTGGAAGTCGCGCGCCAAGAGCTCGCACCCGTCGCGCACAGCATGCGGCTGGAGCAACAGGGGCTTTCCGTGGAACGTGAGCGCCGGCAGCTCGAGCGCCGCGCGCAGGCGCTGCTTGCCGGCAGCCCGCGCCGGCTCTGGGAATAGCGCTTGGCCGCGGGTGCAACCCCGCTGGAGGCCGATGAGGCGGCCGGGCTCCTGCCGGGGCACATCACGACGCGCGAGCAGCTCGACGAGTGGGAGGCCGAGAACATCCTGGAGGGTGAGCGCTGGGCGCGCGGCCCGGCACGCAGGCGTGCTCCGCTGGACGACGCGTTCCTGCGCGAGCTGCACCGGCGCATGTTCGGGCGCACATGGCGCTGGGCGGGCATGTTCCGCAACACGGAGAAGAATATCGGCATCGCGCCGAACCGGATCGCGGAGGAGGTGCGCAAGCTGATCGAGGACACCAGCGCGCAGCTCGCGGCGAAGGTGGCTCCGCTGGACGAGGTCGCGGCGCGCTTCCACCACCGGCTGGTGTCCATCCATCCGTTCCCCAACGGCAACGGCCGCCACGCGCGCCTGCTGACAGACCTCGTGCTGGGGGCGAACGGCGCCGCGCCGTT
The DNA window shown above is from Deltaproteobacteria bacterium and carries:
- a CDS encoding mobile mystery protein A, with protein sequence MPTKPGFPTLALEQLDEALATYGSAATRPPKGWIRALREALGMSAGQLARRAGVSRETIATLERSEAKGTITLASLDKLARALGCRVAYAVVPQAGSVAELRRARALEVARQELAPVAHSMRLEQQGLSVERERRQLERRAQALLAGSPRRLWE
- a CDS encoding mobile mystery protein B; protein product: MAAGATPLEADEAAGLLPGHITTREQLDEWEAENILEGERWARGPARRRAPLDDAFLRELHRRMFGRTWRWAGMFRNTEKNIGIAPNRIAEEVRKLIEDTSAQLAAKVAPLDEVAARFHHRLVSIHPFPNGNGRHARLLTDLVLGANGAAPFSWGRSDLEHAGVARERYLAALRAADARDIAPLIAFVRSRD